In Hamadaea flava, a genomic segment contains:
- a CDS encoding GNAT family N-acetyltransferase — translation MDDVTLTRLGADDVPAMLDEICDAYADAYGEVAGEDSGVKSSAFRDRATSALDARNYEIVVARNGQQIVGFVFGYSLRPEREWWKGLKPEPPSGFTTETGDRTVVLAEIEVRRAWQGRGVGRALHDAFLGGRSEERATLASNPAATATHALYEGWGWIKIGTVPGRPGSYYPEYIRFVLPLPVQNLPR, via the coding sequence GTGGATGACGTAACCCTGACCCGCCTTGGTGCGGACGACGTTCCCGCCATGCTCGACGAGATCTGCGACGCCTACGCCGACGCATATGGTGAAGTGGCCGGTGAGGATTCCGGCGTGAAGTCGTCGGCGTTTCGTGACCGCGCGACCTCTGCGCTGGATGCGCGCAATTACGAGATCGTGGTTGCTCGCAATGGGCAACAGATCGTTGGCTTCGTGTTCGGCTACAGCCTGCGCCCGGAGCGGGAGTGGTGGAAGGGCCTCAAGCCGGAGCCGCCATCTGGGTTTACGACCGAGACCGGTGATCGCACGGTGGTGCTGGCTGAGATCGAGGTCCGCCGTGCCTGGCAGGGGCGTGGTGTCGGGCGGGCACTGCATGACGCGTTCCTCGGCGGCCGGTCCGAGGAACGTGCAACGTTGGCTTCGAATCCGGCCGCCACGGCGACTCATGCGTTGTACGAGGGTTGGGGCTGGATCAAGATAGGCACCGTCCCCGGTCGCCCCGGCTCGTACTACCCCGAGTACATCAGGTTCGTGTTGCCATTGCCGGTCCAGAACTTGCCGCGATAG
- a CDS encoding DUF2637 domain-containing protein — translation MNRVDAAIKAAAGVTVVGLAGIAGAISYSHMTELAHLHGETGWRGHMFPLSVDGIEIVASLVLLADKRAGRRSGRLPWAALVAGTGASFAANIAVGGSDWIGRAVSGWPAFALLLAVKLLFGLLEHPASVATATLSGARVYVQDTDGGRGVPESVAPIEPPVFVTASAERPAAFADEDQDANRTDGPQAPDAGASVQDRRPVRRARRTGTVDGARGGRTDRTALEEAARAIQAALTEEGTPLSRDVLAARLRDAGHTVSNERASGLVRQLRLNGVTVASAAGGEPQR, via the coding sequence ATGAACCGAGTCGACGCCGCCATCAAGGCAGCCGCCGGCGTGACCGTCGTCGGACTCGCTGGGATCGCCGGGGCCATCTCCTACAGCCACATGACCGAACTGGCCCACCTGCACGGCGAGACCGGCTGGCGCGGCCACATGTTCCCGCTGTCCGTGGACGGCATCGAGATCGTCGCCTCCCTCGTCCTGCTCGCCGACAAGCGAGCCGGACGGCGCTCCGGACGCCTGCCTTGGGCCGCGCTCGTCGCAGGGACTGGGGCCAGCTTCGCCGCCAACATCGCCGTTGGCGGCTCGGACTGGATTGGCCGCGCCGTCTCCGGCTGGCCCGCCTTCGCTCTGCTCCTGGCGGTCAAGCTGCTGTTTGGACTGTTGGAGCATCCTGCCAGCGTGGCTACCGCGACGCTGTCGGGGGCGCGGGTCTACGTGCAGGACACCGACGGTGGTCGCGGCGTCCCGGAAAGCGTCGCGCCGATCGAGCCGCCGGTGTTCGTTACTGCCTCGGCCGAACGGCCAGCGGCGTTTGCGGACGAAGATCAGGACGCGAACCGGACGGACGGACCGCAGGCCCCGGACGCCGGGGCTTCGGTCCAGGACCGTCGTCCGGTACGCCGGGCACGCCGGACGGGAACCGTGGACGGCGCGCGTGGCGGACGGACGGACCGGACGGCGTTGGAGGAAGCCGCCCGCGCCATCCAGGCCGCGCTGACCGAGGAAGGCACACCGCTCAGCCGTGACGTGCTCGCGGCTCGGCTTCGGGACGCGGGGCACACGGTCTCCAACGAGCGGGCCAGTGGCCTTGTCCGGCAACTCCGCCTCAACGGTGTCACGGTCGCATCAGCCGCAGGTGGTGAGCCCCAGCGTTAG
- a CDS encoding IS110 family transposase — MVVLGIDAHKRSHTVAAVDAAGRLLATKTVSADAAGHLLLVRWAGQFGERRFAVEDCRPLSRRLEADLLAVGERIARVPPKLMAKARDSARSYGKSDPIDALAVARAALREPDLPTAVLDGPPRQLRLLVDHRAGLVAERTRVINQLRWHIHEINPDWQPPARSAHRPKHLTLLRGRLADATGLVAELAGELAQRCAQLTVRIGELDRQISEHIAVLAPTLLALPGCGSLTAARIVAQTADITRFRSQHAYARHNGSAPVPVWSGNQQRHRLSRIGNRQLNSCLHTIAITQLSHYPPGRQLYERRLANGNTRREALRVLKRRLSDVVYRCLKADATISPLT; from the coding sequence ATGGTGGTCCTGGGAATCGATGCGCACAAGCGCAGTCATACGGTGGCGGCGGTGGACGCGGCGGGTCGGCTGCTGGCCACCAAGACGGTCTCGGCTGATGCCGCCGGTCATCTGTTGTTGGTGCGGTGGGCTGGTCAGTTCGGTGAGCGGCGGTTCGCGGTGGAGGATTGCCGGCCGTTGTCGCGGCGGCTGGAGGCCGATCTGCTGGCGGTGGGGGAACGCATCGCGCGGGTGCCGCCCAAGCTGATGGCCAAGGCCCGTGACAGTGCCCGTAGTTATGGCAAGTCCGATCCGATCGATGCGCTGGCGGTGGCCCGGGCCGCGCTGCGGGAACCGGATCTGCCCACCGCGGTCCTGGACGGCCCGCCACGGCAGCTGCGTCTTCTGGTCGATCACCGTGCCGGTCTGGTCGCCGAACGCACTCGGGTGATCAACCAGCTGCGCTGGCACATTCACGAGATCAACCCCGACTGGCAACCACCCGCCCGCAGCGCTCACCGGCCTAAACACCTCACCCTGTTGCGTGGTCGGCTGGCCGACGCCACTGGCCTGGTCGCCGAACTCGCCGGTGAGCTGGCCCAGCGATGTGCTCAGCTGACCGTGCGTATTGGCGAGCTCGACCGGCAGATCAGCGAGCACATCGCGGTCCTGGCGCCCACTCTGCTGGCGTTGCCCGGCTGCGGATCCTTGACCGCGGCCAGGATCGTGGCCCAGACCGCCGACATCACCCGGTTCCGCTCGCAACACGCCTACGCCCGGCACAACGGCAGCGCACCGGTCCCGGTCTGGTCGGGCAACCAACAGCGCCACCGGCTCTCGCGCATCGGCAACCGCCAGCTCAACTCCTGCCTGCACACCATCGCCATCACCCAGCTGTCGCACTACCCACCCGGCCGGCAGCTCTACGAGCGCCGCCTCGCCAACGGAAACACCCGCAGGGAAGCCCTGCGGGTGCTCAAACGACGCCTATCCGACGTCGTCTATCGATGCCTCAAAGCCGACGCCACGATCAGCCCCTTGACATAG
- a CDS encoding MMPL family transporter: MTRSIVGLITHRRAKYGFIIFWLIVVAVAGPLAGKLTDVEKNEAKSWLPGSAESTKALDAQAAFASPNTLPAVVVYERPSGLTPADQQKIAADAQTWSGLSELDGKVVGPIPAQDGQAAEIIIPLDLGEEGWNKAAAAVEGITATARTGANGMTAYVTGPAGIAADSSKAFEGIDSTLLYGTITVVVVILLLTYRSPVLWLLPVISAGVALTVAQAVIYLLAKNAGLTVNAQSAGILTVLVFGAGTDYALLLVARYREELRKHADRHAAMAVALHRAGPAIIASASTVVVGMLCLMFAETNATRGLGPVAAIGILVGLAVMLTLLPALLTTVGRWVFWPKRPAFGSREPTTTGFWAKIGAGIARRARLTWIVTTLVLAALAVGIVQLDASGLTNAQSFRGNPDSVVGEETVSRHFPAGAGNPVVVVSGAGQADAVRAAFAGTSGIDPASVTPPVIRNGTAYVEGTLTAPADSQAAYATVDRVRDAVHAVPGADALVGGNTAINLDVQRAAEHDRNLIIPIVLFVVFLILMMLLRAVIGPVLLIATVVLSFGAALGASALVFRHIFGFEGADTSLPLFVFVFLVALGIDYNIFLMTRVREESTRHGTRRGALVGLAATGGVITSAGLVLAGTFAVLATLPLTGFAEIGFAVAFGVLLDTIVVRSVLVTALNLDLGRHIWWPSRLARQPDVPAEQAAAEAMRSPAPGPAARLD, encoded by the coding sequence ATGACGAGATCCATCGTCGGCTTGATCACGCATCGCCGGGCTAAGTACGGCTTCATCATCTTCTGGCTGATCGTCGTCGCGGTCGCCGGACCGCTGGCGGGCAAGCTGACCGACGTCGAAAAGAACGAGGCCAAATCCTGGCTGCCGGGCAGCGCCGAGTCGACCAAGGCGCTGGACGCCCAGGCCGCCTTCGCGTCGCCGAACACCCTCCCGGCCGTGGTCGTCTACGAGCGGCCGTCCGGGCTGACCCCGGCCGACCAGCAGAAGATCGCCGCCGACGCGCAGACCTGGTCGGGCCTGAGCGAGCTGGACGGCAAGGTCGTCGGCCCGATCCCAGCACAGGACGGCCAGGCCGCGGAGATCATCATCCCGCTCGACCTGGGCGAGGAAGGCTGGAACAAGGCCGCGGCGGCGGTCGAGGGGATCACCGCGACCGCCCGGACCGGCGCGAACGGCATGACGGCCTACGTCACCGGCCCGGCCGGCATCGCCGCCGACTCCAGCAAAGCCTTCGAAGGCATCGACTCCACACTGCTCTACGGCACGATCACGGTAGTCGTGGTCATTCTGCTGCTGACCTATCGCAGCCCGGTGCTGTGGCTGTTGCCGGTGATCTCGGCCGGCGTCGCACTGACCGTCGCGCAGGCGGTGATCTACCTGCTGGCCAAGAACGCCGGGCTCACCGTGAACGCGCAGAGCGCGGGCATCCTGACCGTGCTGGTCTTCGGCGCGGGCACCGACTACGCCCTGCTGCTGGTCGCCCGATATCGGGAAGAGCTGCGTAAACACGCCGACCGGCACGCGGCGATGGCGGTGGCGCTGCACCGGGCCGGCCCGGCGATCATCGCCAGCGCGTCGACCGTCGTCGTCGGCATGCTGTGCCTGATGTTCGCCGAGACCAACGCGACCCGCGGCCTCGGCCCGGTCGCCGCCATCGGCATCCTCGTCGGCCTCGCCGTCATGCTGACCCTGCTCCCGGCACTGCTGACGACGGTCGGACGCTGGGTCTTCTGGCCCAAGCGGCCGGCCTTCGGCTCCCGCGAACCCACCACCACCGGGTTCTGGGCGAAGATCGGCGCGGGCATCGCCAGGCGTGCCCGGCTCACCTGGATCGTCACGACCCTGGTGCTGGCCGCGCTCGCCGTCGGCATCGTCCAGCTCGACGCGAGCGGGCTCACGAACGCGCAGTCGTTCCGCGGCAACCCGGACTCGGTCGTCGGGGAAGAGACAGTGTCCCGGCACTTCCCGGCCGGCGCGGGCAACCCGGTCGTCGTCGTCAGCGGGGCCGGGCAGGCGGATGCGGTACGCGCAGCGTTCGCCGGCACGAGCGGCATCGACCCCGCCAGCGTCACCCCACCGGTGATCCGCAACGGAACCGCGTACGTAGAAGGCACGCTGACCGCCCCGGCCGACAGCCAAGCCGCGTACGCGACGGTCGACCGCGTACGCGACGCCGTGCACGCAGTCCCCGGCGCGGACGCGTTGGTCGGCGGCAACACCGCGATCAACCTCGACGTCCAGCGAGCCGCCGAACACGACCGCAACCTGATCATCCCGATCGTGCTGTTCGTGGTGTTCCTGATCCTGATGATGCTGCTACGGGCGGTGATCGGACCCGTCCTGCTCATCGCGACCGTCGTGCTCTCGTTCGGCGCCGCCCTGGGCGCGAGCGCCCTGGTCTTCCGCCACATCTTCGGCTTCGAAGGCGCGGACACGTCCCTGCCGTTGTTCGTCTTCGTCTTCCTGGTCGCGCTGGGCATCGACTACAACATCTTCCTGATGACCCGCGTACGCGAAGAGTCGACGCGGCACGGAACCCGGCGAGGCGCACTGGTCGGCCTGGCCGCGACCGGCGGTGTGATCACCTCCGCCGGTCTGGTGCTCGCCGGCACCTTCGCCGTCCTGGCGACCCTGCCGCTGACCGGATTCGCCGAGATCGGCTTCGCCGTCGCCTTCGGCGTCCTGCTCGACACCATCGTCGTACGCTCGGTCCTGGTCACCGCCCTGAACCTGGACCTCGGCCGGCACATCTGGTGGCCGAGCCGATTGGCCCGGCAACCCGACGTGCCGGCCGAACAGGCGGCAGCCGAGGCGATGCGATCGCCCGCACCAGGCCCCGCCGCCCGCCTCGACTAG